The DNA sequence TTGGGCGTTTCGGTATGGGGTCTCAATAAAAATCTGGGTCTGACCTTCGGTTTGCATCCGTTTTTCAAGCATTTTAATTTGCAGCGATTTCTCCGGATTTTTAATAGGTAGGTAACCGTTAAAAGCAAAATTTTGACCGCTCATTCCTGAAGCCATCAGTGCCAGCAAAATTGATGAAGGTCCAACCATTGGAACAACCTGAATATTTTTGGTGTGTGCAATTTTCACCACTTCGGCACCTGGATCTGCCACCCCGGGGCAACCGGCTTCCGAAATGATGCCAATGTCCAAACCTTCCTTGTTCGGCTCCAGAAAGCGACTGATTTCCTTTTTTTCAGTATGCTGATTCAGCTCAAAAAAGGTTAAGTCGTCAATTACTATGGCCGGATTCACTTTTTTCAGGAAGCGACGGGCTGTACGTATATTTTCGACAATAAATACCGGTATCGATGAAATCAGATGGGTTAAATCGGGCGGTAAAACCCGTTCGATAGTCGTATCACCTAAAGTCGTTGGAATCAAATATAGTTTTGCCATTTGTATTTTTTTTCAAAAATAGTTAAAAACCTTCGGTAGGTAGAGGGTAATCCTTATTTTTGCAATCAAATAACACGATAGTGAAACTTACCTTTTTAGGAACTGGAACATCGCAGGGAGTGCCCGTAGTTGCGTGCCAATGTCCGGTTTGTTTGTCAAACAATCCGAAAGACAAACGATTACGTGCTTCTGTTATGATTGAAACCGGGACTCAATGCCTGGTCATTGACGCCGGACCCGATTTCAGGCAACAAATGCTCTCTCATCATGTCCGTCATTTAAATGGCATTCTGCTCACCCACGAACACGTCGATCATATTTTTGGGCTCGATGATATCCGCGCTTTTAACTGGGTACAAAAACAGCCTACCGATATTTATGCCGAAGAGCGCGTGCAGATTGCCATACGGCGAATTTTTGATTACGTGTTTGCCTCTTTCCGCTATCCCGGAATTCCACAAATGCACCTGCACTTGATTGAAAATAAACCTTTCCAAATAAATGATCTGGAAGTAATTCCCATACGTGGCCTCCACTATAAATTACCCGTTTTTGGATTT is a window from the Aquipluma nitroreducens genome containing:
- a CDS encoding SAM-dependent methyltransferase is translated as MAKLYLIPTTLGDTTIERVLPPDLTHLISSIPVFIVENIRTARRFLKKVNPAIVIDDLTFFELNQHTEKKEISRFLEPNKEGLDIGIISEAGCPGVADPGAEVVKIAHTKNIQVVPMVGPSSILLALMASGMSGQNFAFNGYLPIKNPEKSLQIKMLEKRMQTEGQTQIFIETPYRNAQLLDELLKNCDPQTMLCIAADITLDTEFILSKPIAYWKTHIPDIQKRPAIFMIGKI
- a CDS encoding MBL fold metallo-hydrolase → MKLTFLGTGTSQGVPVVACQCPVCLSNNPKDKRLRASVMIETGTQCLVIDAGPDFRQQMLSHHVRHLNGILLTHEHVDHIFGLDDIRAFNWVQKQPTDIYAEERVQIAIRRIFDYVFASFRYPGIPQMHLHLIENKPFQINDLEVIPIRGLHYKLPVFGFRFGKLAYVTDVNHLENTEIDKLRGLDVLVLNALRKEEHISHFNLSQALELITEVKPGKAYLTHLSHQMGFYDEVQKELPENVFLSFDGLEIVV